From the genome of Methylocystis echinoides:
ATGGCCGGTCACGAGACTCTCAAATCCAACCGCAAAGTCGAATTGGGGTCGAACAGGAATTTCGGCCTCGTCTTTTCCGGCGTTTTTGCCTTTCTGGCGTTTTGGCCGCTGATTCGCCATGGCGAAAGCATCCGGCTTTGGGCGTTGGGCCTCTCGGCCGTTTTCCTCGGCCTGGCGCTCTTTGCCGACCATCTGCTGACGCCGCTCAACAAGCTCTGGTTCCGTTTTGGGCTCCTGCTCCATTCGGTCGTCGCGCCGCTGGTCATGGGGCTCTTGTTCTACGGCGCCGTCACGCCGGTCGCTTTCGTGCTGCGCCTTTCGGGCAAGGACATTCTGCGGCTCTCCCGCAGCGACGAGAAAAGCTACTGGCTCGAGCGCACCCCGCCGGGCCCGGCGAAAAATTCGATGGGCCAGCAATTCTAAATTCTCCCTGGAGGCAGACATGTCGTCGTTCTTGAAGGAATTCCTGGCCTATCTGCGCACGCGCAAGAAGTTCTGGCTGGTGCCGCTGTTCGTGCTGTTCCTGCTGTTTGGCGCGCTGTTCTTCCTTGGACAGGGCTCCGTCGTCGCGCCCTTCATCTACACGCTGTTCTAAGGGCGCATCATGCTCATCCTCGGCGTCTCGGCCTTCTATCATGATAGCGCCGCCGCGCTTTTGCGCGATGGCGAGATCGTCGCTGCGGCGCAGGAGGAGCGCTTTACGCGCGTCAAACACGACTCCGCCTTTCCGGAGAACGCCGTTCGCTACTGCCTCGAGGCGGCGGGCGCGAGCGGCGCCGACGTCGATCACGTCGTCTTCTACGAGAAGCCCTTCGTGAAATTCGAACGGCTTCTGGAAACCTATCTCGCCTTTGCGCCAAAAGGCTTCGAGTCTTTTCGCAAGGCGATGCCGCTGTGGATCGGCGAAAAAATCTTTCAAAAGGATATTCTGCTGGAAGCGTTCGGCCGCGTCGATCCGGCGCTCGCGCAGGCCGACAAGCTGCTCTTTTCGGAGCATCACTTCTCGCATGCGGCGTCCGCTTTTTATCCTTCGCCCTTCGACCGCGCCCTTGTTCTCACCATGGACGGCGTCGGCGAATGGACAACGACCTCGGTCGCGCTCGGCAATGGCGCAAATCTGGAAATCGTCAAGGAAATCCACTTCCCGCATTCGCTCGGGCTGCTTTATTCGGCGCTGACCTATTACACAGGGTTCAAGGTCAACTCCGGCGAATATAAAGTGATGGGCCTCGCGCCCTATGGCGAGCCCAAATACGCCAAATTGATGCTCCACGAATTGATCGACGTGAAGGCGGACGGCTCGTTCCGCCTCAACCTCGATTATTTCGACTACTGCACCGCGTTGAAGATGACGAACGACAAGTTCGACCAGCTCTTCGGCGCGCCGGCGCGCAAGCCCGACGAGCGGCTCGAGCAGCGCCACATGGATCTCGCCGCCTCCGTGCAGGCGGTGACAGAAGACGTCGTGCTGCGCCTGACGCGCGCGCTTGCCGAGGAAACGGGCGAGAAGAACCTCTGCCTCGCCGGCGGCGTCGCGCTCAATTGCGTGGCTAATGGCAAAGTGCTGCGCGACAACGCCTTCGACGATATTTTCATTCAGCCCGCCGCTGGCGACGCCGGCGGCGCGCTCGGCGCCGCGCTCGCGGCCCATTATCACCAGAAGGAGCAGCCGCGCCGCGTCACGCCCGGCAAGGACGCGATGAAGGGCTCCTATCTCGGTCCGTCATACGCACAATCAGACATTGAGAATCGCCTGCGCTCGGTTGGCGCCCGCTTCACCGTCGTCGACGACGCCGGCGTGATTGAAGAGACCGCGCAGGCGCTCATCGCCGGACAGGCCGTGGGCTGGCATCAGGGCCGCATGGAATTTGGTCCGCGTGCGCTCGGCGGCCGCTCGATCTTGGGCGACCCGCGCTCGCCGACCATGCAGAAAGCGCTCAATCTCAAGGTCAAATTCCGCGAGAGCTTCCGTCCCTTCGCGCCGTCCGTGCTGCGCGAACGGGTCTCGGACTGGTTCGAGATCGACTGCGACTCGCCCTATATGCTGCTCGTCGCCAATGTTAAGGCCGACCACTGCCGCGCCATGTCGGCCGAGGAGCAGTCGCTCTTTGGCATCGACAAGCTCAATGTGCCGCGCTCCGACATTCCGGCGGTGACGCATGTCGATTATTCCGCGCGCATCCAGACGGTCCACGCCGACACGAACCCGCGTTATCACCAATTGCTGACGCGTTTCGAACAGCTGACCGGTTGCCCGGTGCTGATCAATACGAGCTTCAACGTGCGCGGCGAGCCGATCGTGTCGACGCCCGAAGACGCCTTCCGCTGTTTCATGGGTTCGGACATCGAGTTCCTTACCGTCGGCAATTGCATCCTGCGCAAAGCCGATCAGGACCCGTCGCTGGCGCTCGACTACAAGAACGCGTTCGAGCTGGATTGACGACCTTCAAGAGAGGAACGCGCCAGAGGCGGCGTTGCATTGCCGAAGCGCCGAGCCCATCTACCAGCCGGCCGCTCGGGCGTTGCTCACGAGGTTTCCTCGAAACGAGAATTTTGAGGAATGCGGCCGCCCGCGCGTTACTGAGATAGCTAAAACACCCCTGCCTCCAGCCCGGCCGCCATCAGCGTCCCAAGCTCCCGGCATTGGTCGAGAAATTCCGCCCGCCACGCCCCGCGGCAGATCAGGGGCTCCTGTACGGCGCGCCAGCGAAGACCGGTCGCGATCGTCTCGACGCCGCGCCGCGTGCCGGTTCCGTCGCTTCCGGCGCGAATGCAGAGCGCATAGGGCAGACCCTGCGTGCGCTCGAAGCAAGGATAGTAGCAACGGTCGAAGAAGTCTTTCAGCGCGCCGCTCATGTAACCGAGATTTTCCGGCGTCAGCAGAAGGACGCCGTCGGCCGCGACGACGTCCTCCGGCGCGGTCGCGAAGGGGCTCAGCGCGCGCGCGTCGACCCCCTCGATCTCGGGCGAGCGCGCGCCGTCGAGCAGCGCGTCGCGCATCGCTGACGTATTTGGCGAGGGCGCATGCGCAATGATGAGAAGGCGCTTGCGGCTCACCGAATGCGTATCCTACCTGGGATGAAACTCCGGCACGCTGACGGCGCCGGCCCAGACCGCCGCGCTGACGACAAGAAGCAAAAGCAGCAACAGGCTGAAAGCCAGAACGGAATAGACCGACGCTTTCCAGACGGAGTCGGCAAGCAGAGTTCCATAGGTTTTGAACGTGTCCCTGACAGGCTGTTCGATCATGGCGACGCCTCGGCTTTTTGCAATGGGGCGCAAAAGCGCTTTCTTTAAGAAAAGCTACCGCGCGCCCGGAAAGGCGCCAGCCCCGGCCAGGCTCGGCAGCGCGCTTTTTATTGACAAGGGCCGACGCAGCCATCATCCAAGCCGCGCGCAACCCCTTCCATTCAGGACAGTTCCATGGCGAGCAGGATCTTCATCGACGGCGACGCGGGCACGACGGGCCTCGAAATTCGCGAGCGCCTCGCCAGCCGCGCTGACATCGAGATCGTCGCTATCCCTGCGGAAAAGCGCAAGGATGTCGAGGCCAAGCGCGCGCTGCTGGCGACCGTGGACGTCGCCATCCTCTGCCTGCCGGACGACGCCGCAAAAGAGACGGTCGCGCTGTGCGACGCCCTCGGGCCTAAAGCCCCACGCATCCTCGACGCTTCGACTGCGCATCGCGTCGCGCCCGGCTGGGTCTACGGCTTTCCGGAGCTCTGCGCCGGCCAGGCGGTGGCGATCGCCAAAGCCCCCCGCGTCGCCAATGTCGGCTGCTACGCCACAGGCGCGATCGCCCTGCTGCGCCCGCTCGTCGACGCCGGGCTGATCGCCCCCGACCAAGCCCTCGCCATCAACGCCGTCTCCGGCTATTCGGGCGGCGGCCGGCAGATGATCGAGGCCTATGAGAAAGGCGCGGCCCCTGCCTTCGAGCTTTACGCTTTGGGGCTCGACCACAAGCATCTGCCGGAAATCACGGCCTATGCCAGGCTCGCCACGCGGCCGCTGTTCGTGCCCTCGGTCGGCAATTTCCGGCAAGGCATGCTGGTCTCGATCCCGCTCCACCTCGACGCTCTGCCCGGCAAGCCCAGGGCCGCCGATCTGGACGCCGCCTATCGCCGCCATTACGCCGGCGCGCCGCATGTGCGCGTCATGGAGCCGCCCTCGGGCGGCCGCATCGACGCCCTTGCGCTGAATGGCTCGGACGACATGGAGCTGTTCGTCGTCGCCAATGAGGCGCGCCGCCACACCGTGCTGGTGGCTCGGCTCGACAATCTCGGCAAGGGCGCGTCGGGCGCCGCGGTTCAAAATTTGGATCTGATGATCGGGGCTTGAGCCCCCTCATCCGGCGCGGACTTCCCTTCTCCCCTTGCGGGAGAAGGGCCTTGCGGGGACCTAATCCGTATAGGCCGTCACCCCCGCCGGCAATTTGGCGGCGACGTCGCCGTACCGGCTTGTGCGCTGATCCATCATCGCCTCGAAGGCCTCGTGGACCTCGCTGACGGTGCGGTCCTTCAGCCGCCGACCCTGCTGCTCGTAGAAAATCGGCTTGTTGGCGCGGGCGGGCTTCGGCAAAAGCGCGGCCGCGGACATTGCCGGCGACTCGACCATCGCCTTCATGAAGCGCTCGGTGTCCTCCGGCCCGAGG
Proteins encoded in this window:
- a CDS encoding SxtJ family membrane protein; protein product: MAGHETLKSNRKVELGSNRNFGLVFSGVFAFLAFWPLIRHGESIRLWALGLSAVFLGLALFADHLLTPLNKLWFRFGLLLHSVVAPLVMGLLFYGAVTPVAFVLRLSGKDILRLSRSDEKSYWLERTPPGPAKNSMGQQF
- a CDS encoding DUF5989 family protein, giving the protein MSSFLKEFLAYLRTRKKFWLVPLFVLFLLFGALFFLGQGSVVAPFIYTLF
- a CDS encoding carbamoyltransferase → MLILGVSAFYHDSAAALLRDGEIVAAAQEERFTRVKHDSAFPENAVRYCLEAAGASGADVDHVVFYEKPFVKFERLLETYLAFAPKGFESFRKAMPLWIGEKIFQKDILLEAFGRVDPALAQADKLLFSEHHFSHAASAFYPSPFDRALVLTMDGVGEWTTTSVALGNGANLEIVKEIHFPHSLGLLYSALTYYTGFKVNSGEYKVMGLAPYGEPKYAKLMLHELIDVKADGSFRLNLDYFDYCTALKMTNDKFDQLFGAPARKPDERLEQRHMDLAASVQAVTEDVVLRLTRALAEETGEKNLCLAGGVALNCVANGKVLRDNAFDDIFIQPAAGDAGGALGAALAAHYHQKEQPRRVTPGKDAMKGSYLGPSYAQSDIENRLRSVGARFTVVDDAGVIEETAQALIAGQAVGWHQGRMEFGPRALGGRSILGDPRSPTMQKALNLKVKFRESFRPFAPSVLRERVSDWFEIDCDSPYMLLVANVKADHCRAMSAEEQSLFGIDKLNVPRSDIPAVTHVDYSARIQTVHADTNPRYHQLLTRFEQLTGCPVLINTSFNVRGEPIVSTPEDAFRCFMGSDIEFLTVGNCILRKADQDPSLALDYKNAFELD
- a CDS encoding NAD(P)H-dependent oxidoreductase, giving the protein MSRKRLLIIAHAPSPNTSAMRDALLDGARSPEIEGVDARALSPFATAPEDVVAADGVLLLTPENLGYMSGALKDFFDRCYYPCFERTQGLPYALCIRAGSDGTGTRRGVETIATGLRWRAVQEPLICRGAWRAEFLDQCRELGTLMAAGLEAGVF
- the argC gene encoding N-acetyl-gamma-glutamyl-phosphate reductase; translation: MASRIFIDGDAGTTGLEIRERLASRADIEIVAIPAEKRKDVEAKRALLATVDVAILCLPDDAAKETVALCDALGPKAPRILDASTAHRVAPGWVYGFPELCAGQAVAIAKAPRVANVGCYATGAIALLRPLVDAGLIAPDQALAINAVSGYSGGGRQMIEAYEKGAAPAFELYALGLDHKHLPEITAYARLATRPLFVPSVGNFRQGMLVSIPLHLDALPGKPRAADLDAAYRRHYAGAPHVRVMEPPSGGRIDALALNGSDDMELFVVANEARRHTVLVARLDNLGKGASGAAVQNLDLMIGA